The Gossypium hirsutum isolate 1008001.06 chromosome D03, Gossypium_hirsutum_v2.1, whole genome shotgun sequence genomic interval GCCATAACTAAAAAAAGGGCTTTGGGTCCAAAAACTATACCTGGCTAACTAATTTAAACTAGAGTTCAGTTAGGTACACATTTACCTTAATATGCTATGTTCACAATGGTTCAGAGAATTAGATGAAACTGATAAACCTCTACTCTGGTGGAAGAAGGGCGATTTCGATCTCTTGAAGTGATTTTCCTTTAGTTTCCAACACGTTTCTCTTCACAAAAATTACTGCCACCAAACAGAAGGTGGCGAAAATTGTATTCAGGACTAATGGTCCTATCTGTTCCAGTAACCGCAAAAACAACAGACCCACAAAGAAATTTACCACCTGTTAAAAAAGATCAAAGCCAAAGGTGAAATAATTCTCACTGCGGACTTGTTTCCGCATTTAAGAGTCAAGATCAAGGAAAGAACACCCAAGACCCTTATCACAAAAGCTTGTCTATACCAGGAGAATTATGAAATATCCAATGGGACCTCAAGATTTGATATAATGCTTTGAAGTACGAGTAACATGATTTCTTTTCAGGAAAACAatcaatttaacataaaaatctaTTCCGGGAATTTAACATGATTAACTTGTAGCTAAACAAGCAAAGAAGTAAATCCCGTGTCTAGCAACAGTTTCCAATAAGAGGAAGAAGAGTTATAGCTGGTTACCCAATGACTAGCCAAGCAAACTGACATTGCCTTCGCCCTTATCCGGCCCGGAAACATTTCTGATAGGAGGAGACTAGGGACTGGTCCAGCACCCACAGAAAAGGCCAAGACAAACCTGCATTTTCACATAATCAAAGCTTGTTTTAAGAGAATGCCACACCAGAAAATAACTCTACTAAATGTAGATGTTTCCTTTGAATACCCTTTGTAAAAGTCTAATAAAGGTTACCTCAAACAAGGTCTATGGGACCCCAAAGATGCATTTTTCTCAGGTGGAAAATTGGTTATGCATTCAATCTGGTATGCATTGTCTTGTTATGAATGAAGAGGAAATTTTAAATAACCAAAGTCACACTAAGACTCAAGTGTTTAAGAAGCTTATTTCCATGCCAAAAAAGTTTGATCATCAAAGGATTAACAACTTACAACAACATGCCTCCAACAGATAGATAAACTTCATTGCTGCTAGAGACTAAGGAGCTAGCTGAAGCTGCCTGAAGACCCATTGCGACTACCTGAAACATAAAAGTATGAAGCAAAAATCATATGAAGTGTCAACATGAAGTGTCAACATTGTACTACAAATAATACAAACTGCTAGGTTCAAGTCTAACAGTCGGAAAATATGTACCATAGCATTAGCACAACCTGAAAATACATTAAACAGAAAACTTGCACCACAATATTATCACAATCAAATATATGCATATCCTCTAGGAATTTCATATGACTGCCCCTATATTTCCAAACCTTGTAGTTCTTAGCCTCTCACAAGGCAACAACAACGGTAACAGCAAACTGCATTAGACAATATTGGTAGTTTTATGGTATAAGTAATGCTGCAGAAAAATAACTACTCACTCTTAATTGCAAAATGGACACAAATTTGAAAGTCCAACCAAATCTTGGCATGCTTTCTCTTATGGGATTACACAATTAGATGCCAAATTATAAAAACCATAGACAGCTACAACACAACCATATTAGGAactttatatcatatatatatgctgCTAGCATGCGCCAAACAATTAAACTGGTAAAAGTTTGTTCCTTACCATGCCTGAGAAACTTCCGATGAGAAGTACCTTCCTTCCCAGTTTATCCATCAAAAGCAATGCAGCAAATGATCCTGAGTTGatataaacctcaaaataaaagaaatgctCTACCATGATGCACAAGTTGGATACGTGGTAATTGAGCCATTTATACCTAAGAAATTGGCAATCCCCACAGATATGTTTGCGGACTGTGAGGATACACCAGCACTCTTAAAGACGGTTGACgagaaaaagaaaacagaatttATACCAGAAAGCTGTTGTAAAGCAAAAAGAGTAGACCCAATGAAAACAACTGCAAAAGGAGAAGTTAAAAAGTAACAATTTAGAAAGTAAGTATAGATACGACAACATAAAAATCTTACTGAAAATAATTAGCATGCTCACCTTTACGATGATGACCAAAAAGTAGCTCTGACAATTTGACTGTTTCTGCTTCACCCCCTCTCTCTGACTTCGACAATTCAGCCATTGCACCTTTGACATATGGTCCTCCTAAAAGTTTCTCAAATGCAGCTTCAGCATCAGCAGCTCTTCCTTCCTGAATTGTAAAGGTTATAAGTTTCTACCGAAAAAAAGCTATTTGAGGATAAACAAAGAGAAAGAATATCAAAGTGCTtaaattcctttttcttttctgctGAATAGATAAAGGAGAAACAAGTATGTTTTTATAAGAAAAGGGTGATATTCACCCATTCTAAGAAGAGATGATATAAGGAT includes:
- the LOC107949553 gene encoding probable plastidic glucose transporter 3 isoform X3; this translates as MRGRHADAYSMYKRGTRDYINAYDKEQGSVRSLNGVSKEIGNPSWKRSFLYILVASLASFLYGYHLGVINETLESISNDLHFNGNTMAEGLVVSICLGGGFLGSTFSGLIVDRVGFRRAFQLCALPMIIGSSMSATAKNLSGMLLGRLFVGTGMGLGPTLATLYVTEVSPAYVRGTYGSFTQIATSLGLMSSLLIGFPAKETEGWWRICFWVSAVPAALLALFMEFSPESPHWLFKEGRAADAEAAFEKLLGGPYVKGAMAELSKSERGGEAETVKLSELLFGHHRKVVFIGSTLFALQQLSGINSVFFFSSTVFKSAGVSSQSANISVGIANFLGSFAALLLMDKLGRKVLLIGSFSGMVVAMGLQAASASSLVSSSNEVYLSVGGMLLFVLAFSVGAGPVPSLLLSEMFPGRIRAKAMSVCLASHWVVNFFVGLLFLRLLEQIGPLVLNTIFATFCLVAVIFVKRNVLETKGKSLQEIEIALLPPE